The segment ACGTGGTCTCGAAGAAGTTGGGCTCGCGGTGCATCAGATCCGAGCGGAACCGGGCCATCTCCTCCTCCATCTTCTTCATCTCCGAGTCGAACCGCTCGCGGATGCTGGAAAACTCCGTATCAATCACGCTGAAGTCGCCGAGTTTGATTGGGatgttgcgtttgtttgcgttATCGGccatgatgctgctgctgagcttGCTGTGATATTTCTCTAGCGAGCACGATTCAACAGTTGACTGCAAACTGCACTTGCTAGGACGCTGCCCACGGAAAACAACACTGtgtcgcacacgcacacacacacgcgcgcgagAGATAATGGAAAAAGTTGCAAACAATAACACTGCCCTTCCGCGGCTGGAGACGGGGATGGTAAGGATGCGAGGGAAAAGGCAAAAAGGATGCTCGCTGGGTTATGTGTTTAGTCCCTTCGGGGCCTTGCCTGCGAATGTGTAACCTTAGCGGGGTTGTAAATTGCAAGTGGGcggctttgctgctgctgcttcttcctttctttctcacTATTTCtttccctcacacacacacactctctctctctctctctctttcgctctctgtcTTGCGCGGCTGCGTCGTGTTTCACGAATCGAAAATACTGTGTAACTGGCGTGCTTTGCCGGAATTGTGTCAGTATTTATTGTGCGAGATTCGACaacgctcgctctctctctctcctaccctttctctctctttctctctcttgctcgctTGCACCATGAGAGGGTGTGTGCGATTTCGACCAGCGGGCCGGACATCTGGTCGATCGAATGGTAAAAATGGCCACCGATCGGAATCGGCTGGAAAGCCCCTCCCAAGGGGGAACCCATTTTCATCGCGATACTGCCAGAGGGCAACTTTTTCGAGGCAGAAATGGCGTGcaaaatggagaaaattgGTATTTTTTAACCGCACCTCGGGTAAAAAGGGATGACGTTTACGGTATACAGAGCGGGCTGTCAATTTGCCGAAATGCTGTCAGCAGATTGCTGTGGgagatttttatttatttattttttctaaaataaattattttagatTTTGAAACGTTTGTTAAACAAtgtacaaaataatggatattTTTATTCGGCAAAAGTTTGATGCTATAATTCGTTAATTTAGATGAAAGTTATTTGCACTCACAGCATCACGCTGCTGTCAACGTTTTCTGACAGCAAGTTGAGCGGACAATGTCCGCCCTTTTTGCCCCTTTGAATCTTTGATTTTGAAATCCATAcctcctttttgtgtgttatattattttattctttgCCAATGTCGCATTTATCGCTGTGTTGCAGAACCCGTTCAATTTCCTATTGTTTTATACACAAGTACGCACCGAATGGTATAAACACGTTTCACAACATTTGACAAATCAAGCAACACTCAAAcatcaatgtaaacaaaccctcTTCTAACAAcggtacataaaaaaaaatcaaccctcGCAATAGTGATTTCTTGTCTGTGTCCGGTGTGTGCCTGAATGTCTTGCTAAACTTTAAGCTAGTCTTTTATAGAAATTAACAACATACCCTAGCCCGAATCGTGCACGTTCATCGTAATGCTTCTGCGAAAACCATTCATTTGCCTTCCACATGCTAAATTAAGGTTTATGTCACAAACAGTTTCCCATTCCCGGGTCGAAGGGTACAAAAAAGACGAAAGGGTAAATTggtgttgtcgttgttgtacCGTCTGTTTGTAGCAACTGGTAAACGAACTTGAAAGAACTTATTGTAAGGTCATCGGCGTAACTGACGCAAACAAATCGTACAAGTTGTTTCTTTCAAACGGCTTCTTCCGGTTGCCCCCGCTGGTCTACAAGGCATTAAGTGAAAGTTACATAACTTTTAAGCCATGTAAAATCATTACAGTTTGACGAGAGCAGGCATCATTCATCTCCTGGCTCAATGTTCACGCAAGTCACCTTTAAAGGCCTCTTTACACTACTCAATAGAGCGGAACAGATGGTGCTAGCGATAAACGCGTCGTGTCTTACACGAGCGGACGTAGGTTCATTGCTGAACCAGGGCCCGGCGCCTCCTCTTCGTAACAAGGATAGACTTAAAAAAACACGTTACCATTTTCGTACCCTGCTGCATATGATATTTCATCTACGTTGTTTTACTAAGACAATCTGCCATAAAGTCCTTTCCCGCAATGTGTGGTTCTATCTTTGTGTTTCATATTTACAGATATTGCACATTTACATTCGCATGGGGTTTATAAGCTGATAATCATACCGTTCCCGCTTACTGCCCTGGTCCCAACACAATGCTGAAGAAGGTTTCCGAGTTGCTGCATCCCGCACTGCTGGCAAAcgtcaagcagcagcagcaagtcgTCGCCCGCTTTCAAGCGCTTCCCAAGCTACGTTTAAGCAAGGAACCGGCCAAGAAGGAAGCGGCAATCCTGATTCCGCTCTGTCTGGTCGACGGCAAACTCAGCCTCCTGTACACGCTCCGGTCTAACAAGTTGCGAAACCACCGCGGCCAGGTTTCCTTTCCCGGTTGGTGCACGGTTCAGGCCGAGCTGCCCGCGAGTTGTCCTGTTTTACGCTAATACTAAACGCATCCTCCTCGTTACACAGGCGGCATGAAGGATGCGCGCGATGCCAGCTACGAAACCTGTGCGGTGCGTGAGTTTGTGGAGGAAACCGGCCTGCCGAGCGAGTCGGTACGCGTTTGGGGCCGAGGTAATACCATCATTCCATACTTTGGCCCGTCGATCACGCCGATCGTGGGCCACGTCACGGACTTTGCCCCGGGCCAGCTGCGGCTGAGCACGGACGAGGTGGCCAAAGTGTTTACCGTGCCGGTGGAGCTGTTTGCCAGTGCGGCAAACCGACGACACACGCAGTACCGGGCCAACTACACCATGCCGGTGTTTGTGAACGGAGACGAGACCGTCTGGGGCATAACGGCCATCATTACGCATCTGTTTCTAACGGCATTGCTGCCGGGAGCGTACAGTGCCTCGTTACCGTTTGTGAGAAAATACGAAGCATTAAAGTCCTAGAAGTGAACGATGGTCGGTTTTACgttgtgttttgcattttcGGCTTTGTAACATCTGACTGTCATTTTAATAAAGTTTCCTTGCAATGCGTGTTAAAATtgattcagtttttttttttttgtattttcaatTCGAAAAAATGTTGCCGTGTTCACATTTTATATGTTcattcttttatttctttaagaTATTTTGAAGTGCCAATAATCATAAGAGGGGAGAGAGGGGGGGATAAACGTATCgttaaaatgaagaaaaacagcTGTCTAGTCACCGGGCGCACATGTTCCCGTACAAGCGCTTGCCGATACTTCATCACGCGGGGTCATTCTTTTCtcacaataaaaaacaaaacaaaccgtgGCAAATGTGCTTCCTGTTGCTTAAGCCAGCATACTAACACCCTACTTCTCACCAACCAAGAACTTCTTGATTCTTCCACACCCGCTCCCAATctcaccatttttttttttttttttcgcatcaTTTGGGACTCATGAATATATcggttgtatttattttatgcttatcgatttaaaaaaaattataaggCAGCAGATAGGAGTGTGAAGGACAACTGTAATGCCTTCGACAAAGTGGGATTGGTAAGTAAAACTTAACATGCAAAAACCCTAAATAGTGGTGTAAAAGCCTACATATAttaattcaaaattcaacCCCCTTTTACGACTATCACCTGTGAAGTTCATGCTTACTTGCTGCTTTGATTGCTCTCTACTCTCCtcctgttttgtttgatttgttttgttttgcttatatgcaaatatagaaaaaaaactggtcGTTTCGttgttggcattttttttcagtttccATCAAAttgctgtttgctttcttttgcttcggGGTCTTTTTCTCTAGTCTAATTTTGATATCGCATACATGTTGCATAGTACAATTCATCGCTTCACGGTGTGGTGGGTGGATAgtgtttgctgctggtgcttggCTGGATCGGCACACATTAAGTTGTGTGCagcttaaaacaaaaaaaaaccggcccACACACAACCGCCCCACACACCGAACATTTCGATTGCTACCTATTATATTTCGCACGCGTGAAGTACATTTGTAAAACAGACTAAAATTCATGCTTGATTCCCTTTTCACGCATGATCCCATGGAAGTTCTAGCTTACACTGGAAGTTCTATATTGTTTGCAAGGCAGATGATTTTATTACGAATGTAGAAAATAGATAAGCCGGACCCGCTCGGTCCCACCTAGAACAAGTACAAGTTTCACAAGCTGTACACGATACatcgaaacacaaaaaatctcCTTCTAAAAAGCGACGTGAAGTGATAAGATTACTCAAAAATaagaaagacaaaaacaattagCGTAATTGAAGCGGAAAGAAGTTGTGGTGGTTCAATGTGTGTTGATTGTGTTTCTCTCCCGCTGGACGTGATTCAAAATCGATGCCCCACCAGTGCATCATGCTGGTAGATAGTAGACTTTGGAATCATTCGTCTAAAACTATTCGTAATTCCTACCCTCTTTTCTACTGCTACAATTTTGTGtggtgttctgttttttttatattgttgcatggattttttttttcgttttcactgttgctgttttttcacCGCCGTGTGTAGCGCGCTAAAACCTAAATAGAAGCGCACTTACTGCTCGTTCAAATCAACGGGAATCGATGTGGTGAAAGTTGGCGTCTCCAGCTCTTCGTgctttttcattttcagcatCTATAAAAACGGTCAAAGAGTGGAGTTATTATGCTGGAATAATCCAAGGGCATGTTTTCACACTGACAACGGGGGTTAAGGGTTCGAGTGATGTATGAAAAATTACGTGCTCTAATTTTCTATTGTACAAACACTATAATACAAACGTACTTATTGTTACAGGTTATGAGATTCTAATGCAATATTGGTGTTATGGTATATTTATAACGCATGCCGTTAATGCTACATCGATACAACTTCAGTGTTGGCACAATAATTGTACGAGACGCTATAATGGTAGTGTGCtattaaaatcaaatgttATTACATGAAACAACCGAACtcagagagaagaagagaacgaaacaaaacataccAAAGAATATAAAGAAACATAGTCTAAAAGGGAAACTCTTATTCGTAAAGCTTATTTGCTATTTGCACTGAGTGGGTAATATAAAAAGAtggaaatagtgcaagaataAATATTGCCGTCCTCATCGAGAGTAAGGACGCgtaaaaagcacaaaacaccaaatgaaacaacaacaagaacaacaaaaacccagAAACACACGTCACAACGTGGATACAGAAATACATATTGTACACGATACAACACCATcaacaaacacaaagaaaagggACAGTGACACAGTTGTTTACGACACACGACGTGGCGGATCTTTACAAGAAAACACGTACCTTAATGTCACCTTTTGCCTACATTATAGGGCAGGCAGGCGCGGATCAGAACGAACAAACACAG is part of the Anopheles gambiae chromosome X, idAnoGambNW_F1_1, whole genome shotgun sequence genome and harbors:
- the LOC1270426 gene encoding mitochondrial coenzyme A diphosphatase NUDT8; its protein translation is MLKKVSELLHPALLANVKQQQQVVARFQALPKLRLSKEPAKKEAAILIPLCLVDGKLSLLYTLRSNKLRNHRGQVSFPGGMKDARDASYETCAVREFVEETGLPSESVRVWGRGNTIIPYFGPSITPIVGHVTDFAPGQLRLSTDEVAKVFTVPVELFASAANRRHTQYRANYTMPVFVNGDETVWGITAIITHLFLTALLPGAYSASLPFVRKYEALKS